AGATAATCTTTGCCTCGCAGGGGATAAATCCCAAGTTTCATATTGGTGTAAACATGCAAGAAAAACATGACCTCGAGGCCCATGCCTGGCTGACCCTCGATGGAGAGGTGATATTGGGGCAGATGCCGAACCTTTCTAAATTCAAACCATTGTCTGGGGCCTCACTGCTAGATATATGAGTGCAATTGCCGGAATCTGTTATTGGGATGGAAGAGACGTAGCCAGAGAAGAGCTTTTGGCAATGGCCAAGGCCCTGGCCCATCGCGGTCCTGATGGGAAAAATATCTGGCATAAAGGCCCTATTGGCCTCGTGCACCTAATGCTCCATACAACTCCCGAATCCCTAAATGAAAGACTGCCCCTAGAGGATAAGGCAACCGGATTGGTCATAACTTCGGATGCAAGGATCGACAATCGTGAAGAACTGCTTGAATCCCTCGGTGTTAAGGGACGGGAGGCATCCCAGATGCCAGACAGTGAGCTAATACTCAAGGCATATAAAAAATGGGGAAGAAAGTGCCCAGAAAGACTCTTAGGAGATTTTGCCTTTGCAATATGGGACTCGCGGGAACGCACCCTTTTTTGCGCGAGAGACCACATGGGGGTGAAACCCTTTTACTACTATGCCTCCAGGGATTTTTTCGCCTTTTCCACTGAAATAAAGGGACTTTTGGCACTGAACAATGTCTCGCGTAGGATCAATGAAGTACGCATAGCCGACTTTCTTGCTGCCATAGTTTTGGATAATGAAAGTACATTTTGGCGTTCGATACTACGCCTGCCTCCTGCGCATTTTTGTGTGATTCGAAATGGTATTTTTGAGAAAGGTGCTTACTGGCAACTACCCTCTGAACCTAAAAAACATATTAAGAGAGATAGTGAATATGCTGAAGAGTTCCGTCATATATTCACAGAGGCAGTCAGATGCCGCCTTCGCTCTGCCTTTCCCCTGGGATCTTATTTGAGCGGAGGTCTCGATTCCTCTTCCATTGTATGTGTTGCCGCCGAACTTTATGAAAAAAAGGGCATCGATGGCCCCCATGTCTTTTCAGGTATTTTTGACGAAATAGCCCAGTGTGATGAACGAAAATACTTTATGCCAGTAGTTGAAAGATATAATCTCCCCACCACTTTTGTTTATGCAGACCGCCTAGAGCCCCTTGCTGAGCTAGAGAAAATGCTCAATGAACAGGACGAACCCTTTTTTGCTCCGCATATATTCATGAGTCGGGCCCTTCTGGGCTTGGCCAGGGAGAATGGTTTCCGAATAATGCTGGACGGACATGACGGTGACAATACGGTTTCCTACGGGACAGGGCTTTTATTAGAGCTAGCTGGGGATTTCAAATGGCTCAAGTTGGCAAAGGAGTGTTATTGCCTAACGGACGGTTCACTACATGAGGCCTTGGAAATTGCCTATGTTGCCATACGACGAAGATGCGTGCCACTAAGTATAAAGTGTATGGCAAAGGTCGTCCGGCAAATTCTACACATCTTTAAAGCCGAAAGGCAAAAGGAATCTCAAGAGCTGATTAAGCCCCCTTGGCATAACATATTGAATGATGAATTCATAAAGAAAACTGGTTTGATTGAGCGGTGGAGAGATTTCAAAAAAAACGATCCATACCGTGGAGATCGCGAATTCGAACGCCACCGCCGTGCACTGTACCAACCTTTTATGCCCTATGGCCTGGAAGTCCTGGATCGATGTGTATCAAACTTTGGTATTGAGGCCAGATATCCTTATTTTGATAAAAGATTGATTGAGTTTTGTTTAGATCTTCCAGCACGTCTTAAATTACATCGCGGACTGAATAGATACATAGTACGATTTGCATTAAAGGATATACTTCCTGAATCTATTAGGAAAAGAAAAAATAAAAGTGATTTTACTGCGAATTTGATACACGGATTACGAGTAAGAGATAGAGATAGGCTTCAGCAGTTTTTGCAAAAAATTTCGCATGAACATAAAGAATTTTATCAGGTACAAGAAATAGAACGGATTAGAGAAGGCTTTTTGAACATGGATCAAAACCCTACTGCATCTGATGCATTTACCCTATTGAAAATACTTGTGTTGACTCTGTGGATCAGTAGTGCTAAAAATATTTTTCATTAAGAATTTAAAAAGATTGTAGGTGGGGAAATTCTGTGAAAGATACAGAGTACGATATCAAGAAAACTAAAGAAAATCGTAAACAATACTCAGCTCCCATATTGAGCCGCCTTGGAACAGTAGAAAATTTAACCTTGGGTCACAAACATGGGCCAGGTACAGACGCTGCTTTTATCTATCCCTATCATCATAAGGGAGGCAAAACTTTTTCTCATTCCCACCATAACTAACCGTACCAATTAATCGTGCATCAAAACTACCACAAATATAAGGCCTATGGACTTCATATAGAATCAGAGGTTTCCATTCCCGAATTTGAAACAGCTAGATTTTCAAAAAGTGATGTTTCAATAATCCTTAAGCGCCCTGAAAGAAGGCCGCCACGCCTTCGAGGACTGTCAGGAGTACGTTTTGAAATCGCTCAACAATATAGTTGTCTATTTTGGGAGGACGTAGGCCTCTTTCAGATAAAAAATGGAAATCAAATAACAGTATCACCCTTTCCTGGTGCGTACCGAGAGATTGTACGGCTGCCTATAGCTTCTACATGTATGGCTCTCCTTCTTGAACAACGGGGGTTTTTAGTAATTCATGGAGCGGCATTGGAAATAAACGGCGCAGGCATTGTATTGGTGGGTGACAAGGGATATGGCAAATCCACCTTAACTGCATATCTTTTGGGCTCAGGAGGAAGACTCCTTTCCGACGATGTCACAGCCATCTCGATTGACAGCAATGGGGCATGGATTATGCCTGGCTTTCCCTCCATGAAACTTTGGCCTGATGCTATTAATTTTTTGGGCAGAGATGCGGATGCGCTGAAACGGATTCATCCTTTGGTTGAAAAACGTGCAGTGCCCATGACCTCAAATTTTGCAACAAATCCGACCAGATTGAGATCACTTTTCTTTCTGGGAAAAGCTGACACGATCCAATTGGAACAGGTTGACAAGGCACACAGGGCTTCTACAACTCATGGATGGACTATTTTTTGCTTATCATATAAAAAAAATAGACAAAAAGGTGTCTGAGCGCAGATTTAGACTTTGTGCTGAAATTATGAAAGAATATCCTGTCTGGTTACTCAAACGGCCACCTAAACTTACGCTTCTGCCTAAGTCAGCTCAAAAGATCTACACTGTAATTTAAAAACCACTTGCATAAGCAATAATACTGGAGTAGTCTTTTAAATGGTAATTTGTCCGGGATGGAGGTAATCATGAAAACAGCAAAAAAAAAGAAAAAACCTTATTTTTCTCCTAATATGAAAGAATTGGGGACAATCAAAGATCTAACCCAAGGATGCAGCGACGGAAATTATACTGATCAGGCTTTTCCTATCCACACTCCCAAAAAGGATCTCACGTTTACTCAATAGTGCTATTAAAGTTATATCCAAAAATGGGGGGATTCAAAAATGAAAATTCAAAAAAAAATCGTCCTTTTTTTTGTATTGCTATTAACATTAATGAGTGTAGCCTCTGGTTGGGCTATGACCCAAGAAGACCTCAAGGTGACTATTCAGAAAGAGGGTATTGACAAGGCAGTTGTGGCTGCGCTCGCCGAAGGCATGAATCCTCAAGAAATTGTGAAAGCGGCTCTTAATGTTGAAGGGCTTAACCCAAGGACCATACTTGTGGCGCTTTGTAAGGCAGGAGTAGATACAGATACCATTACAAAGGCAGCCCAAAGCAATAATGTTGGCCAGATGTTCGTGGCATCAGCGTGCCAGGAATGTAAGAAACTAGACCACCTGAGGGTGGCTATTCAGAAAGAAGGTATTGACAAGGCCGTTGTGGCTGCACTCGCTGAAGGCATGAACCCTCAAGAAGTTGTTCAAACGGCTCTTTCTGTTGAAGGGCTTAACCCAAGGGCAGTTATCCTTGCTCTGTACAAGGCAGGCGTGGATCATGCATCCGTTGCCAATGCTGCGAAGAACAACAATATAGGCCAGATGATATTAGCATCTGCACGTGCTCAGTTTTTATCAAAGAATGGAGAGGGTGCCCAGCCTTATACTCCTGCTCCGGCACAGCCATACACGCCGGCAGCACCCGTGGCCCCAGCTCCACCAATACCAGGGCCTGCAGGAGGAGGTTTTGTCCCTGCTGAGCCATATGCCAGTCCTAGTACGCTATAACTTTGTTAACGGCCGTTCATAAATCGTCTAATTCCTTCTTAACATAATGTGTGTTTTAGGCTATAAGCCATCCTAAAAAGGGATGGCTTTGTTTTATGCCTAAAACCTCTTTATTGATGCTGGATACAAGAGCTATTACGCTCTAATAATCTATATAGCGAGGTGGGTTATGAAAAGATTTCTTTGCTTCATTTTGTTGGTAATTGGGACTACATTAGTTGCTTGGAATCATGCCAAGGCCGACGAAGACCCTACAGCTTCGGTCCAAACACAGCAGTTACCAGAATCTGATGCATTGGGCCTAAGCGATGCGGAACTGGGTAAGAGGACCACACAAGAGCCGGAGGCCTATGTACCAGTTTCGGTTTTTGGGACAAAAGGTGGTTACGTCCACCCCTTCATGTCTGTTACCTTCCAGACGTCTGACAACATAAACTTTTCCAGTGTTAATGAAAAATCGGATTGGACTGCTATTTACACTCCTGGCATCTGGTTGGCCGCTCCTGCCAAGAAAGAAATATTTCTCAATCTAGATATATATAATACCTCACCAGGTGGACGATATAAGCAGATCTACACCCCAGAATCTTTTACTCGTTACCAGGCCTACGCACTTTATGTAGCTGACATAGAAGATTTCCATAATCACTCGGAAAGGGATACAACCAAACAGTCTGCAGAGGCATATTTTCAGTACAACCTAAGAGGTGGCCTTTCTGCCAGTATTTACAATAAATATTTAGACACAGAAGACCCAATGGCAGTTGGCTATACCACTATTGGGACTGTTGTCGATAAATATGTAACCAACCTATTGGGTGTAATAGTAGAGTATGATTTTGGCCAAAAACTTCGTATGCGCTTTGACTATAACAATTTTTACCTGGACTATGATAAAGCCTTCAGTAAGGGGAAAAACAGGACTGACAACTCCTATTCAGTATATCTGTATTACGATTACTCGCCAAAGACTTCATTCTTTGGGGAGTATGAATATGTTGACGTAAATTATGATATAAGCAAGATACAGGACAGTACGCAAAATTACGGGTATCTTGGCATCGAGTGGAAGCCAACGGAAAAGGTGGCGCTTAAGGCAAAAGCCGGTTTGATAAGTAGGGACAGTAAGAACCCAAAGGCCAATAGCGTCACTGATCCTGTAGTGGAATTGACCTATGAACACAAGTTCACAGCAAAAACCAATATGAAACTATTTTGGGCCAACAAGCTCAATGAATCAACCATCTCCACATCGGCTTACTCAAAAGACACCATAATCAACCTCCACCTCAACAAAATAATTACTGAAAAGATTGAAGCGACGCTCTTTTTGGATTACACACGTAATGACTTCAAAGGTACTATCGGAGCCAGTAGGGTCGACAATGTTTATACCATTGCACCTAAGGTCAGATACGTATTCAAAGATTGGTTGCAATCAGAAATTGGCTATGAGTATGTTAAAAGGACATCTGATGTCAATCTTGCGGAGTTTGAAGCAAATACATTCTTTGTGCGTGTGTCTGCAGGTTTCTAACAAGGCTATGAGTTGTAAAAAACTGATTTTTCTAGTTCTGGGAGCCCTGTTTGTCTTCGTAAGCGCTAGTTTTGCCAGTTCGGGTGGTTACGTTGTTGGCGAAGGTGATGTGCTGAGGATAACCGTTTATGACCATCCAGATCTTGAAACCAAAGTACGAGTCAATGGAGAGGGGCAGATACTAATGCCCCTCTTGGGCCATGTGGATGTGGCAGGCCTTACTGTATCCCAGATTTCAAAGAAACTGGCAAAGATGCTTGCAGACGGTTACCTGGTTGATCCCCAGGTCAACGTATTCATAGAGGAATATGGTAGTAAAAAGGCCGTTATCCTAGGCATGGTGAAGAATCCAGGCCTCTATGAACTCAGTGGCCCAACAACCCTTTTAGAGCTTATCTCAAAGGCAGGGGGGCTTTCTAAAGACGCTGGTAACAAGGTCACAATCAAAAGAATTGACCCAGACGGAAAGAAGAAGGTCATTAATATTGATCTTAAGGCCTTGATGGAGGGCGGAGACATATCACTTAACATTCAGATAAAGGATGGAGACAACGTGTATGTCTCCAAGGCAGGGATGGTTTACGTAACTGGGGAGGTGAAGGAACCAGACGCCTATAAAATAGATGAAGGGACCACTGTGATCAAAGCAATAGCCCTTGCCGGAGGTTTTACTGGTAAGGCTGCAAAGGGCAAAATAAAGATTATTCGGATGGTTAATGGCAAAAAGAAAGTACTAAAAAATGTCCCCTTAGATACAGCGGTTTTACCTGAAGATGTGATAGTGGTGCCTGAAAGTTTCTTTTAATGAATGGCCCATAAATAGGGGCATCAACTGGATTGCGACAAAGAGATACACTGTATCTTTGTTGTTTCAGTGAAAATATAAACATAGGATGAGGTTGGGTAATGGAGGTTCAACAGATAAATGAGCAGGAAATCCACCTGCGAGACTACATAAGGGTCCTAAAAAAGCGAAAAAAAATAATCATTACTTTTGCAACTATAACTATTGCAGTCGTAGTGCTGGCAACCCTTGCTGCAACACCCTATTACAAGGCAAGTGTACAGGTCCTCATAGAAAGAAACTACGATGCCGAACTCATGGGAAGGATGTACATCCCCTATGATCCAGAATTTTTGGAAACCCAATTTAACATCATAAAAAGCAGAAATGTCATAGACAGGGTAGTAAAGAAACTCAAACTTGATACGGCATACAGACAACATTTCTTCAAAGAAGAGCAGCGGTCGTTCCTTGCACCAGTGGTCTCCTGGATCAAAGACACCATCAAATCGGTTATGCCATCGAAAAAAGGAACAGCACAGGATGAAGAGGATATTTCTCTTGAAGCCCAGGTAAAACCTCCAAGCGATGCAGATATCATAGCAAAAATAATCCAAAGTAGGCTCTCTGCCAAACCTGTACCCAACACCAAGATCGTCACTATAAGCTATATGGATGAAAATCCTGTCCTCGCGAGCCTCATAGTGAACACCATAGCAGAGGCCTATATGGACGAAATGCTAGACATCAAGATGAATGCCAGCCGTTATTCCATTAAATGGATGACCCTCAAGGCAGAAGAGGAAAAGAAAAAACTCGAGGCCTCGGAAAGGGCCCTTCAGGCATACACGCGAGAACACGACATAGTCACCGTTGAAGACAGGCTGGCAGTGATCCCACAGAAACTCCAAGAGTTTAGCACCCAGCTCTCCAAGGCCCAGGCAAAGAGAAAGGAA
The Dissulfuribacter thermophilus genome window above contains:
- a CDS encoding lasso peptide isopeptide bond-forming cyclase, whose product is MSAIAGICYWDGRDVAREELLAMAKALAHRGPDGKNIWHKGPIGLVHLMLHTTPESLNERLPLEDKATGLVITSDARIDNREELLESLGVKGREASQMPDSELILKAYKKWGRKCPERLLGDFAFAIWDSRERTLFCARDHMGVKPFYYYASRDFFAFSTEIKGLLALNNVSRRINEVRIADFLAAIVLDNESTFWRSILRLPPAHFCVIRNGIFEKGAYWQLPSEPKKHIKRDSEYAEEFRHIFTEAVRCRLRSAFPLGSYLSGGLDSSSIVCVAAELYEKKGIDGPHVFSGIFDEIAQCDERKYFMPVVERYNLPTTFVYADRLEPLAELEKMLNEQDEPFFAPHIFMSRALLGLARENGFRIMLDGHDGDNTVSYGTGLLLELAGDFKWLKLAKECYCLTDGSLHEALEIAYVAIRRRCVPLSIKCMAKVVRQILHIFKAERQKESQELIKPPWHNILNDEFIKKTGLIERWRDFKKNDPYRGDREFERHRRALYQPFMPYGLEVLDRCVSNFGIEARYPYFDKRLIEFCLDLPARLKLHRGLNRYIVRFALKDILPESIRKRKNKSDFTANLIHGLRVRDRDRLQQFLQKISHEHKEFYQVQEIERIREGFLNMDQNPTASDAFTLLKILVLTLWISSAKNIFH
- a CDS encoding lasso RiPP family leader peptide-containing protein; the encoded protein is MKDTEYDIKKTKENRKQYSAPILSRLGTVENLTLGHKHGPGTDAAFIYPYHHKGGKTFSHSHHN
- a CDS encoding outer membrane beta-barrel protein, which produces MKRFLCFILLVIGTTLVAWNHAKADEDPTASVQTQQLPESDALGLSDAELGKRTTQEPEAYVPVSVFGTKGGYVHPFMSVTFQTSDNINFSSVNEKSDWTAIYTPGIWLAAPAKKEIFLNLDIYNTSPGGRYKQIYTPESFTRYQAYALYVADIEDFHNHSERDTTKQSAEAYFQYNLRGGLSASIYNKYLDTEDPMAVGYTTIGTVVDKYVTNLLGVIVEYDFGQKLRMRFDYNNFYLDYDKAFSKGKNRTDNSYSVYLYYDYSPKTSFFGEYEYVDVNYDISKIQDSTQNYGYLGIEWKPTEKVALKAKAGLISRDSKNPKANSVTDPVVELTYEHKFTAKTNMKLFWANKLNESTISTSAYSKDTIINLHLNKIITEKIEATLFLDYTRNDFKGTIGASRVDNVYTIAPKVRYVFKDWLQSEIGYEYVKRTSDVNLAEFEANTFFVRVSAGF
- a CDS encoding SLBB domain-containing protein, whose amino-acid sequence is MSCKKLIFLVLGALFVFVSASFASSGGYVVGEGDVLRITVYDHPDLETKVRVNGEGQILMPLLGHVDVAGLTVSQISKKLAKMLADGYLVDPQVNVFIEEYGSKKAVILGMVKNPGLYELSGPTTLLELISKAGGLSKDAGNKVTIKRIDPDGKKKVINIDLKALMEGGDISLNIQIKDGDNVYVSKAGMVYVTGEVKEPDAYKIDEGTTVIKAIALAGGFTGKAAKGKIKIIRMVNGKKKVLKNVPLDTAVLPEDVIVVPESFF